The DNA region tttcatttggtcTACGTACATCCTTGGATCCTTttgtgacatttttttttttctttattttttgttgtacctgggatttcttgtattttttgggGACAATAATTCCCCCTTGTCTTTTGACACACCCTCCTCGTCGCTTTTTACTGTCGTATGACAAAAATGGGCCTTGGGGACACATTGGGACTATGTCACTCACCATTTGAATGTCATACAAGAAACTTCAATTACaaataagaatattaaaataattaattttaaaaaatatagaaaattaattttaaaaaaataatagtgtcATTAAAGTGTCTATCAAAGTGAACAATTCAagtgaaagtttaaaaaaaaaaaatcataattttaataattttcatattgttttaaattacattataaaaacaaaagaaaaaaaaaaattattctagcttaaaaaatcattgaattgattatcgatttttaaaaataaataaattttttattttattattttaaaattaatttattagtaaaaaaaattacacatttTTGGGTATTAAATGTCGTGTTATTCAATGCTATTATTtcgttgacaaaaaaaaaacgaaatctTAAAACAGCCTGgatctattattattcaacattgAATTTCAACGGTTGCGGAATTGTCCCAGTCTCTATTGTCATTATCATTGTCATTGTCAACTCACTGGATTAGCTGTCCCCTGTTTTTTCAATGCTTTCTGTTTACCCCATTGTATGTATCACATCTTGCTCCGTTTCATCCCTCTCATCGTatctttcttatttttcatttcattaaatttttattttatttatttcgtcatTCGTCGTGGTTATATAATCTTGATTTTATCATTActcatgtcttttttttatttttttttttcaaatttatttttatattttatatatacttgtataaattttatttcttttttttatatatggatatatgttttttgttgttgaataaatgataattgaatttGCAAAGAAATGGAAGAAATTGAGTTGGTTGATACTTTTGATACGGATAAGAAAACCCAAAAGTTTAGAAGTAGAAAAACTCAAGCATGGTGGGATGAACAGGGTGGTtgtgaaaatgatattattcGAGTTACGGGTGTAGATGGACATCTtacaagaaatttattaaaaacaactgAAAGtattaagagaaaaaaaaatttttttgatcctGGTACACTTGTTTGGGGTAACTGTACAGGATGGTGGCCAGGTATTTgagtaaaagataaaataaatattttctttttaacgtTTTTATGTGtctggaaaaaaaatccatgaattatttatgaattaaagGTCTGGTGGTTGATCCTGACGACATTGGAATGCTTGAGGATCCAGTTAAAATTTGGATTTTTTGGCTTGGTGAAGGAAAAATATCTCAactaaaaaatacacaagttaaaattttttatgaaggTTCAACTGATAGACTTGCTGATATattaaatggaaaaacaaGAAAACTTGGACATTCATTTGATGAAATGATTAaagtattttatcataaattcatatttatattattgaataatttatattaaatattaattgttttttttttaggaactgGGTGAAAgattgaatgataaaattacaaaaccaTATGAAACGTGGtcaaaaagaatatatttaaaattaaaaaaccatgatgatataattttttatccatatccattggaaataaaaaacaaactagatcaattgaaattaaaaaataaagaattaaattctaataaaaGCATTGCAAGTCAagcattaaataaacaaaaaagcaataataaaaaattaaaaattgatgataaaaaaagctCGTCAgtcaataaacaaaatgacaaaagTTCTACTGATGttttgcatttaaaatttcaaaaaattggtACAATTGTTTGGGGTAAAATTGCAGGACAAATATGGTGGCCAGGTGTTATTACAGATTATCATGATTGTGGTATGCAAGAACCAAAATTTGGATGTCAATGGATAATGTGGTATGGTGATTATACATTATCACAAGTTAATCACAAGTGTAtaatgaattttgaaaaaggaattaaaaaacttgagccaattattaaacaatctAAACGagatgtttataaaaaaggaATATTTCAAGCTTCtctggtaaattaaaaaatatacattataaataaataaaagtactaattaaaaattaatttatttttcaaaggaTTATTGTGAATTTTATGGAGTTAAAACTGAAGGCTGGACTTTGCAAAGTATATTTGATTGgtcaaaaaaaccaaaatcatcaagagttaatttaacaaaacgaaatttaacaacacaattattagaaacaataaaatattcacaaaaaatacaatcagaattaaaaaaacatataacaAAATGTACAACTGCTGATGTTAGAGAgcatgatattaaaaatagctCAAAATTAGAACTTGTAAAAGTTGGAAAAGCAAATATCAATGAATTATGTTTAATGTGTTTagaaaattatgatgaaaGCTTGATAAATCATCCATATTTTGATGGTAAATTATGTCAAGTTTGTTTGGTTAAATATAAACCAACAATATTTgcttatgatgatgatggaaaatgtgttagtatttatttcattgaatatattttatttacaattttattattaattatatttaataatttttttaacagtttTTTTGTACTGTTTGTGCTGGAACTGATACAGTTGTAATGTGTGGTAATCCAGACTGTCCTaggtaagtttaaaaaaatataaaaaatattttaaataatttataaaattaaatgcttTTTTATTCATCCAGAGTTTACTGTATGTCTTGTTTAAAATACCTGATATCTCCaaaatcatacaaaaaaatattaaaatgtgaACCATGGAATTGTTATCTATGtgagacaaataaaatatttattaaatcttcAATAATAAAACCACGAAttgattggaaaaataatatatttgaattatttaaaacaagcCATGAAACAATGTCATCTTGCTTGAaacgttttaataataaaaaaaataaaataagagttTTATCATTGTTTGATGGAATAAGCACAggtatttatactttttttaaaaataaattacaaactttaaataaaagcAACAAATTGTTATAGGTTTTTTGGCATTAAATAAACTTGGACTTGATGTTGAGTGTTATTATGCAAGTGAAATTGATCCTGATGCTGAATTAGTTAGTTTAGTTAATAATGGAAATTTAATAACTCGTCTTGGTGATGTTAGAAATATtacagaagaaaaaatacGTCAAATTTTACCAATTGATTTGTTGATTGGTGGTTCACCATGTAATGATTTGAGTTTGGTTAATCCAAAACGTCGTGGACTACATggtaatgatttaatttattttttaaattaatttaaataattattcattcaacAATTTCAGATCCAAATGGTACtggtgtattattttttgaattttgtcgaattaaaaaaatcctaGAGACGTTAAATATCGACAGACATTTATTTTGGATGTTTGAAAATGTTGCATCAATGCCAGAAGAATATAAACAAGATATTAataagtaattataaaaatacaattgaaaaataaagaaaaaaaaataataaattaaaactttttttatttatagaaatcTTGGATGTGAACCAGATTTAATAGATTCGTCATTTTATTCACCACAACATCGACCAAGATATTACTGGAATAATATACCCTTgtcaaattcaataaaattatcaaaagatcTACAGGATGTATTGGCACCAAATTGTAATCGTTATgcacttgttaaaaaaattagaacagTTACAACTCAGCTCAAGTCATTGAAACAAGGtaatattaattgtcatttccataaattttattttgttgaatttatatagATATGTTAAaagtatgtttattttttttgaaggaACAAAAGCTTTAAAGCCAGTATTAATGAATGAAGAGTATGATTGTTTATGGACAACTGAACTTGAAGAAATATTTAGTCTTCCACGTCATTATACTGATGTTAATAATCTGAGTGCAACTAAGcgacaaaaattaattggtcaATCATGGTGTGTACAGACTATTACTGAAATATTGAGACcactttgtcatttttttacacaaattaattcatagtttatataaagttattcaatgtttgtatttgaattatagaaatataaaCGTAAATATTTGCAAGaaaatcatcaagtttatcaacattaaatgatgacaagtatttttataatttcaatcataataatgatcaggtaaagataaaaataaaaaatattttatgacaaTAACAGGTCCATGTTATTCAGTTTATAGTATAATccaatattaaaaactttttatatcattatatttcattGTATTATCTGTCTTTGGCTAAagcacaaaatttaaatgaaactaaaaatgattataatattatcagtaCAAACTAAAATATCATGAGTTTgtcgttttatttaattataatttattaattatttatcaattattattattattattattatttaaatttaaaattgtcgaTAAGTAAAATTCTacttatcaacaaatattagTCGGTAATTTGTCAGCTAGATGGCGCGACGAAATCCAAAATGGCCGCGCCTTTGTTAGAGAGAAAACTTGTGTTGTTCAGTGTTGTGActttttacacttttttttgcaataataattgttaattaattataaattgttaataaatcgattaattaaattattctgaACAAAatgtgatataaattattgctgACTTTTGTGAATTTTGGCCAAAATTAATGGACATGTCAAAGCTTTTGGAGCTGACAAAGGCagctatttatttgttaaataatggACAAATGGTatgtaaatattatgtttttttattgttattaattatttagtgcataaaaaaacataattacgttatttttatcataaattgtgtcaaaaaaaaaaaatataaatttgaggttagattgtcattttttttacaaaaacaaaaagattatcaatttgtttataaatatttataaatatttgttatatatagcATTGTTGTAGCATCCTTGTTGTATAACAatggtttttttgttaataacaatcaaaaaaatatgaattatttcaatattaattttccattGTTTGAGGACTTTGTCAGTTTTCATTGTCAATGTTTAGTGtccatttattcattttgagactcaattttttactgtctatttgtttatttattatttatttatctattttttatacattcaatatttatttatttgtttaattattatttatttattaatttgttattttattattaatttaataatgccaCTTtcatttactctttttttgttgctaataATTActccaatttaaaaaatatgtataacataatgtttatttaatatttttattgtttatagaTACATAACAAGAAGTGTTGGTAAAAATCTGATGTGCTTttgcaattaattaaaaaacattgttcAAAATGAGACTaaacaaatgacaaaaatGGTTTGTCATTGTAGCCAAGATGGTTTTTGAGTACAgtaagttgttttattttatttatttataaatcaagctatttatccaataataatttgataatttattgttacagTTGCATCAAATTCATTCATGGCTAAAACATTCGTTTTGCCAATACATGTAACAtcatatttaaacaatgaaaagaGACTGCTTTATTTACAACAACCAGGactaaaatgtttaaaatacaaCATGAACAATAGCAAGCAAATGGTTATAGTGTTAAAAGTGTCATAAAGTACGTCGTTGATTTGAATTTGCGCTATCAAGTGATCgttaaaaatgaatcaaattgtttataaactaTTAACAATCCTCTACCAGTACACTTGAACCagcaacaaaatgaataaaaaccaATCATCAAGACTTGATATACGTATGCTTCaacaatgataatgaaaaatcattactTGATTATGTACATGCTGCATGTTCAATTGAATTCAAAGAATGTCAAGTTTAAATGAAATCCAACACCTTATGAGttatttaatatgattttatcAATCTTTTACTGGAGCAATTAATAACATCACATGGTTCTGGTATCAATGACTCTTAGACTCTATC from Aphidius gifuensis isolate YNYX2018 linkage group LG5, ASM1490517v1, whole genome shotgun sequence includes:
- the LOC122857077 gene encoding DNA (cytosine-5)-methyltransferase 3A-like — encoded protein: MLEDPVKIWIFWLGEGKISQLKNTQVKIFYEGSTDRLADILNGKTRKLGHSFDEMIKELGERLNDKITKPYETWSKRIYLKLKNHDDIIFYPYPLEIKNKLDQLKLKNKELNSNKSIASQALNKQKSNNKKLKIDDKKSSSVNKQNDKSSTDVLHLKFQKIGTIVWGKIAGQIWWPGVITDYHDCGMQEPKFGCQWIMWYGDYTLSQVNHKCIMNFEKGIKKLEPIIKQSKRDVYKKGIFQASLDYCEFYGVKTEGWTLQSIFDWSKKPKSSRVNLTKRNLTTQLLETIKYSQKIQSELKKHITKCTTADVREHDIKNSSKLELVKVGKANINELCLMCLENYDESLINHPYFDGKLCQVCLVKYKPTIFAYDDDGKCFFCTVCAGTDTVVMCGNPDCPRVYCMSCLKYLISPKSYKKILKCEPWNCYLCETNKIFIKSSIIKPRIDWKNNIFELFKTSHETMSSCLKRFNNKKNKIRVLSLFDGISTGFLALNKLGLDVECYYASEIDPDAELVSLVNNGNLITRLGDVRNITEEKIRQILPIDLLIGGSPCNDLSLVNPKRRGLHDPNGTGVLFFEFCRIKKILETLNIDRHLFWMFENVASMPEEYKQDINKNLGCEPDLIDSSFYSPQHRPRYYWNNIPLSNSIKLSKDLQDVLAPNCNRYALVKKIRTVTTQLKSLKQGTKALKPVLMNEEYDCLWTTELEEIFSLPRHYTDVNNLSATKRQKLIGQSWCVQTITEILRPLCHFFTQINS